A genomic stretch from Polyangium spumosum includes:
- the nhaA gene encoding Na+/H+ antiporter NhaA, with amino-acid sequence MSTTHAPGRSPLPSTPPEAWEPLLRLTRLAGRPLERFLHIEAASGILLLVAAAVALVWANSPWAESYQHLWHTPLGIRVGTFSFERSLEWFVNDGLMVIFFFVVGMEIRREIHHGELSEWRRAALPAAAALGGMIAPAALYLAFAGAPAIRSGWGVPMATDIAFAVGILTLLGKRVPAALRVLLLALAVIDDLGAIVVIALFYSKGISVSGIVLAAAGFAGVFAMQRFGVRQKLVYIVPSVVAWAGIYMAGVHPTIAGVIVGLATPVRAWLGPDGFMVGIRSELEQLAKAPADALSSHALAETLRHVDRARREAMSPAESLITMLHPWVAFGIMPVFALANAGVTVAGGSLDDASQLVMIAAAVGLLIGKPLGVLAMCWVTLRLRIATLPVGLGGRHLVVLGVVAGVGFTMALFIAQLAFVDAKLLAAAKLGVLAASGAAAVLGLVLGRLLLAPAPTPGEARTADEAESSTEV; translated from the coding sequence ATGTCGACCACACACGCACCGGGGCGGAGCCCCCTTCCTTCGACGCCGCCCGAAGCCTGGGAGCCGCTCTTGCGCCTGACGCGGCTCGCGGGCCGGCCGCTCGAGCGGTTCCTCCACATCGAGGCCGCGAGCGGCATCCTGCTGCTCGTCGCCGCGGCCGTCGCGCTCGTCTGGGCGAACTCACCCTGGGCGGAGAGCTACCAGCACCTCTGGCACACGCCGCTCGGGATCCGCGTCGGCACGTTCAGCTTCGAGCGCTCGCTCGAGTGGTTCGTCAACGACGGGCTGATGGTGATCTTCTTCTTCGTCGTGGGCATGGAGATCCGGCGCGAGATCCACCACGGCGAGCTCTCCGAGTGGCGGCGCGCGGCGCTGCCCGCCGCCGCGGCGCTCGGCGGGATGATCGCGCCCGCGGCGCTTTACCTCGCCTTCGCCGGCGCCCCCGCGATCCGCTCGGGCTGGGGCGTGCCCATGGCGACGGACATCGCCTTCGCCGTCGGTATCCTCACGCTGCTCGGAAAACGCGTCCCGGCCGCGCTGCGCGTGCTCCTGCTCGCGCTCGCCGTGATCGACGACCTCGGGGCCATCGTGGTCATCGCGCTCTTTTATTCGAAGGGCATCTCGGTCTCGGGGATCGTGCTCGCCGCGGCGGGCTTCGCCGGGGTGTTCGCGATGCAGCGCTTCGGCGTGCGGCAGAAGCTCGTGTACATCGTGCCGTCCGTGGTCGCGTGGGCCGGCATCTACATGGCCGGCGTGCATCCGACGATCGCGGGCGTGATCGTCGGGCTCGCGACGCCGGTGCGCGCGTGGCTCGGGCCGGACGGGTTCATGGTCGGCATCCGGAGCGAGCTCGAGCAGCTCGCGAAGGCCCCGGCGGACGCGCTCTCCTCGCACGCGCTCGCGGAGACGCTCCGCCACGTGGACCGCGCGCGCCGCGAGGCCATGTCGCCCGCCGAGAGCCTGATCACGATGCTGCATCCGTGGGTGGCCTTCGGCATCATGCCCGTCTTCGCGCTCGCGAACGCGGGGGTCACCGTCGCGGGGGGATCGCTCGACGACGCCTCGCAGCTCGTGATGATCGCGGCCGCCGTGGGTCTGCTCATCGGCAAGCCGCTCGGCGTGCTCGCCATGTGCTGGGTCACGCTGCGCCTGCGGATCGCGACGTTGCCCGTGGGCCTCGGCGGGCGGCACCTCGTGGTGCTCGGCGTCGTCGCGGGCGTGGGCTTCACGATGGCCTTGTTCATCGCGCAGCTCGCGTTCGTGGACGCGAAGCTGCTCGCCGCGGCGAAGCTCGGCGTGCTCGCGGCGAGCGGCGCCGCGGCGGTCCTCGGGCTCGTCCTCGGCCGGCTGCTGCTCGCGCCGGCCCCGACGCCGGGCGAGGCGCGGACGGCGGATGAGGCGGAGAGCTCGACGGAGGTGTAA
- a CDS encoding calcium/sodium antiporter, with protein MTNPWIQLAGGGVLLYFGAEWFVGGASALALALRVPQILVGLTVVAYGTSAPEVIVGVQAAIDQHGEVALGNVIGSNIVNIGLILGVAALIRPARVDGSLRQRELPMFVASALLVPLLLLDGAVRTWEAAGLLLVALVYTGWMIRAARSASIVAEARADTLATERAADEAGAPKPGGALRAAATAAVGLLVLLVGGDIFVDGSVAVARALGMSDRLVGLTIVAVGTSLPELVTAVIAARRGASDIAIGNVVGSNIFNTFLCLGAAALAGPVAAPLGTLGMDLAGLLVMTALGAVFIRSERTISRLEGAFAVGLYVAFTVVTVLRG; from the coding sequence ATGACGAACCCGTGGATTCAGCTCGCCGGCGGCGGCGTGCTCCTCTACTTCGGCGCCGAGTGGTTCGTGGGCGGCGCGTCCGCCCTGGCCCTCGCGCTGCGCGTGCCGCAGATCCTCGTCGGCCTGACGGTCGTCGCGTACGGGACGTCGGCGCCCGAGGTGATCGTGGGCGTGCAGGCGGCGATCGACCAGCACGGCGAGGTGGCGCTCGGGAACGTCATCGGCTCGAACATCGTGAACATCGGGCTGATCCTCGGCGTCGCCGCGCTCATCCGGCCGGCGCGGGTGGACGGGTCGCTACGCCAGCGCGAGCTGCCGATGTTCGTGGCGAGCGCGCTGCTCGTGCCGCTGCTCTTGCTCGACGGCGCCGTGCGCACCTGGGAAGCGGCCGGGCTGCTCCTCGTGGCCCTCGTCTACACCGGGTGGATGATCCGCGCCGCGCGCTCGGCTTCGATCGTCGCCGAGGCCCGCGCGGACACGCTCGCCACGGAGCGGGCCGCGGACGAGGCGGGCGCGCCGAAGCCCGGCGGCGCCCTGCGCGCGGCGGCGACGGCGGCGGTTGGTTTGCTCGTCCTGCTCGTCGGCGGCGACATCTTCGTCGACGGCTCGGTCGCGGTCGCGCGCGCGCTCGGGATGAGTGATCGGCTCGTCGGCCTGACCATCGTCGCGGTGGGGACCTCGTTGCCGGAGCTCGTGACGGCGGTGATCGCGGCGCGACGCGGAGCCTCGGACATCGCCATCGGCAACGTCGTGGGCTCCAACATCTTCAACACGTTCCTGTGCCTGGGCGCGGCGGCGCTCGCGGGCCCGGTCGCTGCCCCGCTGGGGACGCTCGGGATGGATCTCGCGGGGCTGCTCGTGATGACGGCGCTCGGGGCGGTGTTCATCCGGAGCGAGCGGACGATCTCCCGCCTCGAGGGCGCCTTCGCGGTGGGTCTCTACGTCGCGTTCACGGTGGTGACCGTGCTGCGGGGCTAG
- a CDS encoding LON peptidase substrate-binding domain-containing protein, with the protein MNTLSDLLEALEALPLFPLPNTVLFPGAHLPLHVFEPRYRAMVEDALATHRSMAIVMITDERAVDAHGHPEIAGVAGLGTILDHAELPGGRYNILLRGRARVRLSELSFVPPYRRARADVLVPPDEEITQSELSALVSTATAFTQFVRERDRGFEFRLPQGAKPALLADLCAHHLVLDARERQAILETLSPRARVRRVAEVLAMQRHTLAPGGRELN; encoded by the coding sequence ATGAACACCCTCTCGGACCTGCTGGAGGCGCTCGAGGCGTTGCCGCTCTTCCCGCTGCCGAACACGGTGCTCTTCCCCGGCGCGCACCTGCCGCTGCACGTCTTCGAGCCTCGGTATCGCGCCATGGTCGAGGACGCGCTCGCGACGCACCGGTCGATGGCGATCGTGATGATCACGGACGAGCGGGCCGTGGACGCGCATGGTCATCCCGAGATCGCCGGTGTCGCCGGGCTCGGGACGATCCTCGATCACGCCGAGCTGCCGGGCGGTCGTTACAACATCCTCCTCCGGGGCCGCGCGCGGGTGCGCTTGTCGGAGCTCTCGTTCGTGCCGCCGTACCGGCGCGCCCGCGCGGACGTGCTCGTGCCTCCGGACGAGGAGATCACGCAGAGCGAGCTCTCGGCCTTGGTCTCGACGGCGACGGCGTTCACGCAGTTCGTCCGGGAGCGGGATCGGGGCTTCGAGTTTCGCTTGCCGCAGGGCGCGAAGCCGGCTTTGCTCGCCGACCTCTGCGCCCACCACCTCGTGCTCGACGCGCGTGAACGTCAAGCGATCCTCGAGACGCTCTCGCCACGCGCGCGGGTTCGTCGTGTCGCCGAGGTCCTCGCGATGCAGCGGCACACGCTCGCGCCGGGCGGGCGCGAGCTCAATTGA
- the folE gene encoding GTP cyclohydrolase I translates to MIDRSAAARAIVDFLRALGKEPVGELEGTGERVADAWADDLLEGESIDAAAVLREGSLGARETGMGIVVVRDLAVTTVCPHHLLPAIGTAIVAYQPGARVAGIGTLARVVDVVARRLTLQEEIGATVVDLLVRELEAKGALCQLSLTHTCLVSRGERKTGAIVETMALSGSFATSEGRALALAALGR, encoded by the coding sequence ATGATCGATCGCAGCGCGGCCGCGCGCGCCATCGTTGATTTCCTGCGCGCCCTCGGGAAGGAGCCCGTGGGCGAGCTCGAGGGCACCGGCGAGCGCGTGGCCGACGCGTGGGCCGACGACCTGCTCGAAGGCGAGTCCATCGACGCCGCCGCGGTGCTGCGCGAAGGTTCGCTCGGCGCGCGCGAGACGGGCATGGGCATCGTCGTCGTGCGGGACCTCGCCGTCACGACCGTTTGCCCGCACCACCTCTTGCCCGCGATCGGCACGGCGATCGTCGCGTACCAGCCGGGCGCGCGTGTCGCGGGGATCGGCACGCTCGCCCGCGTCGTCGACGTCGTCGCGCGTCGGCTCACCTTGCAGGAGGAGATCGGCGCGACGGTCGTCGACCTGCTCGTCCGTGAGCTCGAAGCGAAGGGCGCGCTCTGCCAGCTCTCGCTCACGCACACCTGCCTCGTGTCGCGCGGCGAGCGGAAGACCGGGGCGATCGTGGAGACCATGGCGCTGTCGGGATCCTTCGCCACGAGCGAGGGGCGCGCGCTCGCGCTCGCGGCGCTCGGCCGCTGA
- a CDS encoding MerR family transcriptional regulator, with the protein MDPHAPAPRADSPGANAETDRPRETQLLTTGEMARLSNSTLRTVRFYEEEGILRPARRTDGGHRLFERTELDRLMLVTDMRMAGLSLDDIKAILDVKKSATSGAAAAQQATRVLAARIDELKEKLAILNRLRDDLEETTKVVEPCTRCEDEKAFPTACETCTVMTSQPVLPRSVRVLWSINPCNHHDPARKAAAAAGGAEGEKEPA; encoded by the coding sequence GTGGATCCTCATGCCCCTGCTCCGCGCGCCGATTCGCCCGGCGCGAATGCGGAGACGGACCGCCCGCGCGAAACACAGCTCCTGACCACCGGTGAGATGGCGCGGCTGTCGAACAGCACGCTCCGCACGGTGCGATTTTACGAGGAAGAAGGCATCCTCCGGCCTGCCCGGCGCACGGACGGCGGGCACCGGCTCTTCGAGCGCACCGAGCTCGATCGGCTGATGCTCGTGACGGACATGCGCATGGCGGGCCTGTCGCTCGACGACATCAAGGCCATCCTCGACGTGAAGAAGAGCGCGACGAGCGGGGCCGCGGCCGCACAGCAGGCCACGCGTGTCCTCGCCGCGCGGATCGACGAGCTCAAGGAGAAGCTCGCCATCCTGAACCGCCTGCGCGACGACCTCGAGGAGACGACCAAGGTCGTCGAGCCCTGCACGCGTTGCGAGGACGAAAAGGCGTTCCCCACCGCCTGCGAGACCTGCACCGTGATGACCTCGCAGCCGGTCTTGCCGCGCAGCGTCCGCGTGCTCTGGTCCATCAACCCCTGCAATCACCACGATCCGGCGCGCAAGGCCGCGGCCGCGGCGGGCGGGGCCGAGGGCGAGAAAGAGCCGGCCTGA
- a CDS encoding DUF2330 domain-containing protein, whose protein sequence is MLLRLLPLTGLVAITTLAMTQRADAAGAWLPSGPSEPIEARVAVAVGPTRSTLWTSLRVDGVEEPFAIVVPVSPGAALDHSSDAWFEALASATAPRVLGPVGVSPVCPGEAPSAADLFHVTESLDPSGSVAPVESVLLKDAQAVVAWATQRGLEVSPDLAVTLGGMAGKRFFAERYNAPNAKFVTSTLRVVSPTPEAALPLALTRAGSTELRVTAWMIGDGRAALAGSKPITLPMSELSWKAASADSNYKVLRADELRVGGPSAALIEAASHDAFVMNEPIANGTSSITGVVTSFFQRAAGYGDGDTNASPCITAAAVALDDVYPVAESCPRAELGVVDGSLACAEVPAGGEIDPEKLRCGGITDDLAVGFAGMVPRDVVLTRVTMLIPATKAGSTWPVTFEPAAPDVKPLLTAQSLDLASCNTSSSSTSTSAGSSSSSGGQQGGSNGAGAGVGAGAGGSAGYYDDDYDDVGCACVGTAEPIVDDTTETYDDGYYDDTSSEDCGGDTSDTYDDSYYDDTSSEDCGGDTSDTYDDGYYDDTSSDDCGGDTSDTYDDGYYDDTSSEDCGGDTSDDDSSSSDSCSGDTDDGGDDWDDDWGDWEEEARAPSSAARRVATIDASRHDETSSMAHRAHAKKLRKRGPKASVITLGLLAILAPLRRLARPDRSRRSAKDKPRRERSSS, encoded by the coding sequence ATGCTCTTGCGCTTGCTCCCCCTCACGGGCCTCGTCGCGATCACGACCCTCGCCATGACCCAGCGCGCCGACGCGGCCGGCGCCTGGCTCCCGAGTGGTCCGAGCGAGCCGATCGAAGCGCGCGTGGCCGTGGCCGTCGGCCCCACGCGCTCGACGCTCTGGACCAGCCTGCGCGTCGACGGCGTCGAGGAGCCGTTCGCGATCGTCGTCCCCGTCTCGCCAGGCGCGGCGCTCGATCACAGCTCCGACGCGTGGTTCGAAGCCCTCGCCTCGGCCACCGCGCCCCGCGTCCTCGGGCCGGTCGGCGTGAGCCCCGTCTGCCCCGGCGAAGCGCCGAGCGCTGCCGATCTGTTCCACGTGACGGAGAGCCTCGACCCGTCGGGCAGCGTCGCGCCCGTCGAGTCCGTCCTCTTGAAGGACGCGCAAGCCGTCGTCGCCTGGGCGACCCAGCGTGGCTTGGAGGTCTCGCCGGACCTCGCCGTCACGCTCGGAGGCATGGCCGGCAAGCGCTTCTTCGCCGAGCGCTACAACGCGCCGAACGCGAAGTTCGTCACCTCCACCCTGCGCGTCGTCTCCCCCACGCCGGAGGCCGCGCTGCCGCTCGCCCTGACGCGCGCCGGGAGCACGGAGCTACGCGTCACGGCGTGGATGATCGGCGACGGCCGGGCCGCGCTCGCGGGCAGCAAGCCGATCACGCTCCCGATGAGCGAGCTCTCCTGGAAAGCGGCGTCCGCGGACTCGAACTACAAGGTGCTGCGCGCGGACGAACTGCGCGTCGGCGGGCCGAGCGCGGCGCTGATCGAGGCCGCGAGCCACGACGCGTTCGTGATGAACGAGCCGATCGCGAACGGCACGAGCTCGATCACGGGCGTGGTCACGAGCTTCTTTCAGCGCGCCGCGGGTTACGGCGACGGCGACACGAACGCGTCGCCCTGCATCACGGCGGCCGCGGTGGCGCTCGACGACGTGTACCCGGTGGCCGAGAGCTGTCCGCGCGCCGAGCTCGGCGTCGTGGACGGGAGCCTCGCGTGCGCGGAGGTGCCCGCCGGCGGGGAGATCGATCCCGAGAAGCTGCGCTGCGGCGGCATCACCGACGACCTCGCGGTCGGGTTCGCCGGCATGGTGCCGAGGGACGTGGTGCTCACGCGCGTGACGATGCTCATCCCGGCGACCAAGGCCGGCAGCACGTGGCCCGTGACGTTCGAGCCCGCGGCCCCCGACGTGAAGCCGCTGCTCACGGCGCAGAGCCTCGACCTCGCCTCGTGCAACACGAGCAGCTCGAGCACGAGCACGAGCGCCGGCAGCAGCTCGAGCTCGGGCGGGCAGCAAGGGGGATCAAACGGCGCAGGCGCAGGCGTCGGCGCGGGCGCAGGCGGATCGGCCGGCTACTACGACGACGACTACGACGACGTCGGCTGCGCCTGTGTGGGCACCGCGGAGCCGATCGTCGACGACACGACGGAGACCTACGACGACGGCTACTACGACGACACGTCGAGCGAGGACTGCGGCGGCGACACCTCGGACACCTACGACGACAGCTACTACGACGACACGTCGAGCGAGGACTGCGGCGGCGACACCTCGGACACCTACGACGACGGCTACTACGACGATACGTCGAGCGACGACTGCGGCGGCGACACCTCGGACACCTACGACGACGGCTACTACGACGACACGTCGAGCGAGGACTGCGGCGGCGACACCTCGGACGACGACTCGAGCAGCAGCGACTCGTGCAGCGGGGACACCGACGACGGCGGCGACGACTGGGACGACGACTGGGGCGACTGGGAAGAAGAGGCGCGCGCGCCGAGCAGCGCGGCTCGACGCGTCGCGACGATCGACGCGTCCCGCCATGACGAGACGTCCTCGATGGCGCACCGCGCGCACGCGAAAAAATTGCGCAAGCGTGGGCCCAAGGCGAGCGTGATCACCCTGGGCTTGCTGGCGATCCTCGCGCCGCTGCGGCGCCTCGCGCGGCCGGATCGTTCGCGGCGCAGCGCCAAGGACAAACCACGGCGCGAGCGCTCGTCGTCTTGA
- a CDS encoding NADH-ubiquinone oxidoreductase-F iron-sulfur binding region domain-containing protein: protein MGAIIDALTELQHEHGWLEDTRLVELAQKLGVPLYRIEGLVSFYPHFRREPPPRVEVALCRDMTCRLAGGRDFLTRARRALATDPSVAVRDASCLGRCDHAPAATINERPVHAGDLVALAELVRRPEEAGPDETTTTARRWASDPYEDQASRYGVLVSLRGEALAADRIVATLEASGLRGMGGAGFPTGLKWKFVRKEAARPKYVVCNADESEPGTFKDRVILDELPHLVLEGMAIAALVVGASEGIVFIRHEYGPEKEKLARAIEEARESGALGPDALGPEKPFDVRIVVSPGGYILGEETALLECLEDNRGEPRNKPPFPGQKGLFGCPTLMNNVETFSYVPLIVKEGAEAWKARGVRGSGGLKFIALSGDVAAPGVYQVPMGTTIGELIERAGGTRDGRPILAIAPGGASSNFLRADAVDAPLDFDALQKRGSMLGSGAVLVVCEGADIVDLVTNVVAFFRNESCGKCVPCRVGTEKAVAILEEAVLGRGKKRHLAVLGELAETLAETSICGLGQVAVAPFLSVLRAFEDDVRARFPED from the coding sequence GTGGGCGCCATCATCGACGCGCTGACCGAACTGCAGCACGAGCACGGCTGGCTCGAGGACACGCGCCTCGTCGAGCTCGCGCAGAAGCTCGGCGTGCCGCTCTACCGGATCGAAGGCCTCGTCTCGTTTTACCCGCACTTCCGCCGCGAGCCGCCGCCACGCGTGGAGGTCGCGCTCTGCCGCGACATGACCTGCAGGCTCGCCGGCGGCCGCGATTTCCTGACCCGCGCGCGGCGAGCGCTCGCGACCGATCCGTCCGTGGCCGTGCGCGACGCGAGTTGCCTCGGCCGCTGCGATCACGCACCGGCGGCCACGATCAACGAGAGGCCGGTCCACGCGGGGGACCTCGTCGCCCTCGCCGAGCTCGTTCGCCGGCCCGAGGAAGCAGGGCCCGACGAGACGACCACGACGGCGCGACGCTGGGCGAGTGATCCGTACGAGGACCAGGCATCCAGGTACGGCGTGCTCGTGTCGCTGCGCGGGGAGGCGCTCGCGGCCGATCGGATCGTGGCGACGCTCGAGGCGAGCGGGCTGCGTGGCATGGGCGGCGCGGGTTTCCCGACGGGGCTCAAGTGGAAGTTCGTCCGCAAGGAGGCGGCGCGCCCGAAGTACGTCGTGTGCAACGCGGACGAGAGCGAGCCGGGGACGTTCAAGGACCGCGTGATCCTCGACGAGCTCCCGCACCTCGTCCTCGAAGGTATGGCCATCGCCGCGCTCGTGGTCGGGGCCTCCGAGGGGATCGTGTTCATCCGCCACGAGTACGGGCCCGAGAAGGAGAAGCTCGCGCGAGCCATCGAGGAGGCTCGCGAGAGCGGCGCGCTCGGCCCCGACGCCCTCGGCCCAGAAAAGCCCTTCGACGTGCGGATCGTCGTCTCGCCGGGCGGGTACATCCTCGGCGAGGAGACGGCGCTGCTCGAGTGCCTCGAAGACAACCGCGGCGAGCCGAGGAACAAGCCGCCGTTCCCCGGTCAGAAGGGCCTCTTCGGTTGCCCCACGCTGATGAACAACGTCGAGACGTTCTCGTACGTGCCGCTCATCGTGAAGGAGGGCGCGGAGGCGTGGAAGGCGCGCGGCGTGCGCGGCTCGGGCGGGCTCAAGTTCATCGCGCTGTCGGGCGACGTCGCGGCGCCGGGCGTCTATCAAGTGCCCATGGGCACGACGATCGGCGAGCTCATCGAGCGGGCCGGCGGCACGCGCGACGGGAGGCCGATCCTCGCGATCGCGCCCGGCGGGGCGTCGTCGAATTTCTTGCGCGCGGACGCCGTCGACGCGCCGCTCGACTTCGACGCGCTGCAGAAGCGCGGATCGATGCTCGGCTCGGGCGCGGTGCTCGTGGTGTGCGAAGGCGCGGACATCGTCGACCTCGTGACGAACGTGGTGGCCTTCTTCCGCAACGAGTCGTGCGGCAAGTGCGTGCCGTGCCGCGTGGGCACGGAGAAGGCCGTCGCGATCCTCGAAGAGGCCGTCCTCGGCCGCGGGAAGAAGCGGCACCTCGCCGTGCTCGGAGAGCTCGCCGAGACCCTCGCCGAGACCTCGATCTGCGGCCTCGGCCAGGTCGCCGTCGCGCCCTTCCTCTCCGTCCTGCGCGCGTTCGAGGACGACGTGCGCGCCCGCTTCCCGGAGGACTGA
- the glp gene encoding gephyrin-like molybdotransferase Glp, with translation MSGRDVRMRGFQRRASVDEALSTLASRSIALDAERVPVTEASGRVLAEDVCAAVSVPHFRRAAMDGWAVVGESTFGASTYAPASLVLIGEARPGRPFAGALRHGEAVRITTGAPVPEGADAVLMAERAEEITRGDRTIVSVVEPVSPGKHVGAVGEDVPAGSIVARRGRKLRPQDVGLLASVGAALVPVVARPRVRVVITGDELLAPGQMPEGSCIVDSNSVVLAALVARDGGALSPTVRAADRYELVREAIAAGDEDVVLVSGGSSVGPEDHAPLALAEIGELTVHGVAMRPSSPAGFGFIAGKTRERTVFLLPGNPVSCLCAYEFFAGPTIRALGGLPRAWPHRRARGRLAAKIVSELGRVDYVRVAYDGARVTPIMTSGASILSSTTRADGVVLVSAGSEGHAEDEEVEVFLYD, from the coding sequence ATGAGCGGCAGAGACGTGCGCATGCGCGGCTTCCAGAGGCGCGCGAGCGTCGACGAGGCGCTCTCCACGCTCGCGTCCCGCTCGATCGCGCTCGACGCCGAGCGCGTGCCCGTGACGGAGGCGAGCGGGCGCGTGCTCGCCGAGGACGTATGCGCCGCCGTGAGCGTGCCGCACTTCCGACGCGCCGCGATGGATGGATGGGCCGTCGTCGGTGAGTCGACGTTCGGCGCGAGCACGTACGCGCCCGCCTCGCTCGTGCTCATCGGCGAGGCGAGGCCGGGCAGGCCGTTCGCAGGCGCGCTTCGTCATGGTGAGGCCGTGCGGATCACGACGGGCGCGCCCGTACCCGAGGGCGCGGACGCGGTCCTCATGGCGGAGCGCGCCGAGGAGATCACGCGCGGGGACCGGACGATCGTCTCGGTCGTGGAGCCGGTCTCGCCCGGCAAACACGTCGGCGCGGTGGGCGAGGACGTGCCCGCGGGATCGATCGTGGCGCGGCGCGGGCGCAAGCTCCGGCCGCAGGACGTGGGGCTCCTGGCGAGCGTCGGCGCGGCCCTCGTGCCCGTCGTGGCGAGGCCACGCGTGCGGGTCGTGATCACGGGCGACGAGCTGCTCGCGCCGGGCCAGATGCCCGAGGGATCATGCATCGTGGACTCGAACAGCGTGGTGCTCGCGGCGCTCGTCGCGCGGGACGGCGGCGCGCTCTCGCCGACGGTACGCGCGGCGGATCGGTACGAGCTCGTGCGCGAGGCGATCGCAGCGGGTGACGAGGACGTCGTGCTCGTCTCGGGTGGCTCGTCCGTGGGGCCGGAGGATCACGCGCCGCTCGCGCTCGCCGAGATCGGCGAGCTCACCGTGCACGGCGTGGCCATGCGCCCTTCGAGCCCGGCCGGCTTCGGCTTCATCGCCGGCAAAACTCGCGAGCGCACCGTCTTCCTCCTGCCGGGCAACCCGGTCTCGTGCTTGTGTGCGTACGAGTTCTTTGCAGGTCCAACGATCCGCGCGCTCGGAGGCCTGCCCCGGGCGTGGCCACACAGGCGCGCGCGCGGCCGCCTCGCCGCGAAGATCGTCTCGGAGCTCGGCCGCGTGGATTACGTCCGCGTGGCGTACGACGGCGCGCGGGTCACGCCGATCATGACGAGCGGCGCGTCCATCCTCTCCTCGACGACCCGCGCGGACGGCGTCGTGCTCGTCTCGGCCGGCAGCGAGGGCCACGCCGAGGACGAGGAGGTCGAGGTCTTCCTGTACGATTGA